The following are encoded in a window of Longibacter salinarum genomic DNA:
- a CDS encoding sensor histidine kinase translates to MPIARGYIAASVRGVITLVALLIVLQPANTNAFEREGQRVAPSDRDATIEAASLDSAASADEAPSSHQIPGYPLFRNYVPDDYGPDLPSQNWAITQDDRGIIYVGNPAGVLSYDGANWRLIPTDDRTLVRTVFRGTDGRIYVGAYGEVGYLAPDAAGQMQFVSLEGEIPPLLRDFGHTASGVSVSNGVYFQTRNAIYRWDGEEMDVWTTSDGSRFFRVFAVRDTVYVSRESVGLHRIVDERLEPVPGGTAFSGTSVTAILPYGNDDLLIGTVDSKLYLRRNGEIERFPTEIDRFLTANELYTAAALPDGSYAFATLWGGVVITDPAGRTRRILDKRAGLIGDDVRALFVDQQDGLWMAYESGIARAEITLPISMFDDRTGLDGVAMSIVRHDDALHVGTTSGVFRLSRQETDDGSLRPVFQRVSSLRAQAFSLLSHRSGLLAATDRGVFLLADGQARSVAESQTAYGLHASRHTDGLVYVGYIDGVGTMQYQSGQWKSQSSIPGLDRGIFFLEEDARGDLWAASAYGGLWNVSTSDGLQNQPMVTEIASEGQHPQHVFRMAYVPNEGLHIVSRSGVTRPVRDEMGHISLEPDTSIASRLPSSAGRVLSLTAAPDGDLWVTAESDTYWLDREDESETSLRMPFAYMPEFNAYASLAESAGRFWVVGEEGVVSHCPVDVPRKDNAVRTLIRSVSLIRTDSVLFGGTEPLDIEPMSRVGSVGLTGARPGLSDDEQQTGLVSDAKLDLPSLEEVPGGEGASPKMGMLASVKPTRSTQTPAVGDSDLQTQPEQLAPGTSETIKSVVDEETDGGSDRSLTQIPYSDNAVRVEFAAPGYGHEESVEYQYRLDGFDADWSAWTSETKKEYTNLPPGRYQFDVRARNPRVWTASTARFAFEVLPPWYRTIWAYAAYAFLMGGLVFGVVQWRSAQLERRAMALERVIERRTAEVKEQARQLEVYNTELVRSNEVLQETVEEKSKLLGVAAHDLKNPLFGIRALSEVLLERDNVDETARRKLDLIRSSADDTLKLINDLLASAASSAQVQAEMEMIDAAALAEWVTHSFQHQADRKQQRLTAAVPSEPCIVEADKRKLREAMNNLISNAIKYSPHGAPILVRVERQGDEICFCVEDEGPGLGAEDQQRLFAPFQRLTPEPTGDEGSSGLGLYIVKQIAELHDGDVEVDSELGKGSTFKLIIPAASAGPRRSHNGQSVES, encoded by the coding sequence ATGCCCATTGCCCGAGGCTACATTGCTGCAAGCGTTCGTGGGGTCATCACGTTGGTGGCCCTGCTGATTGTCCTGCAGCCAGCGAACACGAACGCGTTTGAAAGAGAGGGGCAACGTGTGGCACCGTCGGATCGTGATGCTACCATCGAGGCAGCGTCCCTCGATTCGGCGGCTTCCGCGGATGAAGCACCATCGTCGCACCAGATCCCGGGGTATCCGCTTTTTCGGAACTACGTACCGGATGACTACGGCCCGGATCTGCCCAGCCAGAACTGGGCGATCACCCAAGATGATCGCGGCATTATATACGTCGGTAACCCCGCGGGCGTGTTGTCGTATGATGGCGCGAACTGGCGTCTCATCCCGACGGACGACCGAACGCTCGTACGGACCGTCTTCCGCGGCACCGACGGTCGGATCTACGTGGGCGCGTACGGAGAGGTTGGCTACCTTGCCCCTGACGCGGCGGGGCAGATGCAATTCGTCTCGCTGGAAGGGGAGATTCCCCCGTTACTACGGGACTTTGGTCATACCGCAAGCGGCGTTTCCGTCAGCAACGGCGTGTACTTCCAGACGCGTAACGCCATTTACCGATGGGATGGCGAAGAGATGGATGTGTGGACAACATCCGATGGATCACGCTTCTTCCGCGTATTCGCCGTGCGTGATACCGTATATGTGTCACGCGAGTCCGTTGGCCTGCACCGCATCGTGGATGAACGTCTCGAACCGGTGCCAGGAGGAACGGCCTTCTCTGGCACGAGCGTCACGGCTATTCTTCCTTACGGGAATGACGACCTCCTCATAGGAACGGTCGACAGTAAGCTGTATCTGCGCCGAAACGGCGAAATTGAGCGATTTCCGACTGAGATCGACCGCTTTCTGACCGCGAACGAACTGTACACGGCCGCCGCCCTTCCCGATGGCTCTTATGCCTTCGCAACGCTCTGGGGGGGCGTGGTCATTACCGATCCCGCTGGACGTACGCGTCGCATCCTGGATAAACGAGCAGGGTTAATCGGCGACGATGTGCGGGCGCTGTTCGTGGATCAGCAGGACGGCCTCTGGATGGCGTACGAGAGTGGAATTGCTCGCGCAGAGATCACGCTTCCCATCAGCATGTTCGACGACCGAACGGGGCTGGATGGCGTTGCCATGTCCATTGTTCGGCACGACGACGCGTTGCACGTAGGGACGACGTCTGGCGTTTTCCGTCTGTCTCGACAGGAGACGGACGACGGCTCCTTGCGCCCCGTATTCCAGCGGGTGAGTTCGCTTCGTGCGCAGGCATTTTCGCTGTTGTCGCATCGGAGTGGTTTGCTCGCAGCAACGGACCGTGGCGTATTCTTGCTGGCCGACGGACAAGCTCGTTCCGTGGCGGAAAGCCAGACAGCGTACGGCCTACACGCGTCGCGTCATACGGACGGCCTCGTGTACGTCGGGTATATTGACGGCGTTGGAACGATGCAGTACCAGAGCGGGCAATGGAAGAGCCAGTCGTCGATCCCGGGTCTCGATCGAGGCATTTTCTTTCTTGAAGAGGATGCGAGGGGAGACCTCTGGGCGGCCTCGGCCTACGGTGGGTTGTGGAATGTGTCGACGTCAGACGGGCTCCAGAATCAACCGATGGTCACCGAAATCGCATCGGAAGGTCAGCATCCGCAGCACGTTTTCCGGATGGCCTACGTGCCGAACGAGGGCCTCCACATCGTATCGCGAAGCGGTGTGACGCGCCCGGTCCGGGATGAGATGGGGCACATTTCACTCGAACCCGACACGAGCATTGCGTCACGGCTACCGTCGAGCGCTGGTCGTGTGCTGAGTTTGACGGCCGCCCCGGATGGCGATCTCTGGGTGACGGCCGAGTCCGACACCTACTGGCTCGACCGAGAGGACGAGTCGGAGACATCGCTCCGGATGCCCTTTGCGTACATGCCGGAGTTCAATGCGTATGCATCTCTCGCGGAATCCGCGGGTCGCTTCTGGGTAGTCGGCGAGGAGGGAGTCGTTTCGCATTGTCCCGTCGACGTTCCCAGAAAAGACAATGCGGTTCGCACACTAATTCGAAGTGTATCGCTCATTCGAACCGACTCCGTCCTGTTCGGGGGAACGGAACCGCTCGATATAGAACCGATGAGTCGGGTTGGTTCGGTAGGCCTGACGGGCGCACGTCCTGGGTTGTCCGACGATGAGCAGCAAACTGGGCTGGTTAGCGATGCAAAGCTGGATCTGCCGTCACTCGAAGAGGTACCTGGCGGCGAAGGGGCGTCGCCGAAGATGGGCATGCTCGCCAGCGTAAAACCGACCCGATCGACACAGACTCCTGCTGTCGGGGACAGCGATCTTCAAACTCAGCCGGAGCAGCTAGCACCCGGCACGAGTGAAACCATCAAATCTGTGGTTGATGAGGAGACGGACGGTGGGTCTGATCGGAGTCTGACGCAGATTCCATACTCGGACAATGCCGTACGCGTCGAATTTGCTGCACCGGGATACGGGCACGAGGAAAGCGTGGAGTATCAGTACCGACTGGACGGGTTTGATGCGGACTGGTCGGCGTGGACGAGCGAAACGAAGAAGGAATATACGAACCTTCCTCCCGGTCGGTATCAGTTCGATGTGAGAGCGCGGAATCCGAGGGTATGGACAGCGTCCACGGCCCGCTTCGCATTCGAGGTGCTTCCACCGTGGTATCGAACCATCTGGGCGTATGCAGCCTACGCTTTCCTCATGGGCGGCCTCGTCTTTGGCGTTGTTCAGTGGCGATCCGCGCAGCTCGAACGGCGTGCGATGGCGCTAGAGCGTGTGATCGAGCGGCGCACGGCGGAGGTGAAGGAGCAGGCTCGACAGCTGGAGGTGTACAACACGGAGCTGGTCCGAAGCAACGAGGTCCTCCAGGAAACGGTGGAGGAGAAGTCGAAGCTTCTGGGCGTTGCAGCGCACGACCTGAAGAACCCGTTGTTTGGAATCCGAGCGCTCTCTGAGGTTCTTCTTGAGCGTGACAACGTGGATGAGACCGCGAGGCGAAAGCTGGACCTGATTCGAAGCTCCGCTGACGACACGCTCAAGCTGATCAATGATCTGTTGGCATCTGCGGCATCGTCGGCCCAGGTTCAGGCGGAGATGGAGATGATTGACGCCGCTGCTCTTGCCGAGTGGGTGACGCACAGCTTCCAGCACCAGGCGGATCGGAAGCAGCAACGGTTGACGGCAGCGGTACCCTCGGAGCCATGCATCGTCGAGGCCGACAAGCGGAAGTTGCGTGAGGCGATGAATAACCTGATCAGTAACGCCATCAAGTACTCGCCGCACGGAGCGCCAATACTCGTTCGCGTCGAGCGCCAGGGGGATGAAATTTGTTTTTGCGTGGAGGACGAAGGGCCTGGCCTGGGAGCAGAGGACCAGCAGCGCCTTTTTGCTCCGTTCCAGCGTCTCACGCCGGAACCGACGGGAGACGAGGGATCATCAGGACTTGGATTGTACATCGTGAAGCAGATCGCCGAACTTCACGACGGCGATGTGGAGGTCGATTCCGAACTCGGGAAGGGAAGTACCTTCAAGCTGATCATTCCCGCTGCATCGGCAGGTCCTCGCCGCTCGCACAATGGCCAATCAGTGGAGTCATAA
- a CDS encoding SDR family oxidoreductase, with protein sequence METISILGCGWLGLPLGQRLATQGHRVKGSTTTPDKLDVVEAAGIEPYLLRLDPEPTSDSDDFFQSDILFVNVPPPRNRDDASSFHERQMEMISAATTADWVILASSTGVYPNADRVVTEEDVPPGGPPAYEGSRRSTGQILETVEGMWATKDVDVTVLRFGGLYGPKRHPGRFLAGKSGLARPSAPVNLIHLDDCIGIAEAVIQEGARGAIFNAVADQHPSRRETYTRAARSLGLKTPDFDMSDERGGKVVSNEKVRAELGYAFAHPDPSDV encoded by the coding sequence ATGGAAACCATCAGCATCCTCGGATGTGGCTGGCTCGGTCTTCCTCTCGGTCAACGATTAGCGACGCAGGGCCACCGCGTCAAGGGATCGACGACGACGCCGGACAAGCTGGACGTCGTGGAAGCGGCCGGGATCGAGCCATACCTCCTGCGCCTAGATCCGGAGCCCACGAGCGATTCGGACGACTTCTTCCAGTCCGACATCCTGTTTGTTAACGTTCCGCCACCGAGGAATCGGGATGACGCTTCATCTTTCCACGAGCGTCAGATGGAGATGATCAGCGCGGCCACGACAGCAGACTGGGTGATTCTAGCGAGTTCGACGGGCGTTTATCCCAACGCGGATCGTGTCGTGACGGAAGAGGATGTGCCTCCGGGGGGACCGCCGGCGTACGAGGGATCGCGGCGGTCGACCGGTCAGATTTTAGAAACCGTAGAAGGAATGTGGGCGACGAAGGACGTGGATGTGACGGTTCTTCGTTTTGGAGGGCTGTATGGCCCGAAGCGGCATCCGGGACGCTTTCTCGCAGGTAAATCTGGGCTTGCGAGGCCCTCGGCGCCCGTTAATCTCATCCATCTCGATGACTGCATCGGAATTGCGGAAGCCGTGATCCAAGAAGGGGCACGTGGGGCCATTTTCAATGCTGTTGCAGACCAGCATCCATCACGACGGGAAACCTACACGCGCGCAGCACGCTCACTTGGACTCAAGACGCCTGATTTCGACATGAGCGACGAGCGAGGCGGAAAGGTTGTGAGCAACGAGAAAGTGCGCGCCGAACTCGGATATGCGTTTGCTCATCCTGACCCGAGTGACGTGTAA
- the egtB gene encoding ergothioneine biosynthesis protein EgtB, whose protein sequence is MAANPAAPAATPTKIRHSDAASLSEQYDAVRGFTEEFCEPLNTEDYVVQTVENVSPTKWHLAHTTWFFETFILKDHVSSYEPLNETYAYLFNSYYIQAGERHCRDRRGYISRPTVSEVYAYRAHVDDAMHALMSSASGKQMHELAPLIEIGLHHEQQHQELMVTDMKHVLSVNPLRPAYRDDLTRAESREAPALQWVGFDEGVYEIGFDDEDPDAGFCYDNETPRHREFLESFQLANRLVTCGEYLEFMRDGGYERPELWLSAGWAMVQEKEWTEPFYWEAHDDQYYLYTLGGLREVNPAEPVSHLSYYEAEAFARWADARLPTEAEWEIASRGVPLEGNFVDEGHFHPQPLPEDAEGAVPELGDGPLHQMFGDVWEWTRSHYSPYPGYEPLPGALGEYNGKFMCGQFVLRGGSCATSRSHIRRTYRNFFHPDEAWQFMGLRLARDAG, encoded by the coding sequence ATGGCTGCTAATCCCGCCGCTCCTGCTGCGACGCCTACGAAGATTCGACATTCGGATGCAGCATCCCTATCCGAGCAATACGATGCCGTCCGGGGCTTTACAGAAGAATTTTGTGAACCCCTAAATACCGAGGATTACGTCGTTCAGACGGTCGAGAATGTAAGTCCCACCAAGTGGCATCTGGCCCACACTACGTGGTTCTTCGAAACGTTCATTTTGAAGGATCACGTATCCTCGTACGAGCCACTCAACGAGACGTACGCCTATCTCTTCAACTCGTACTACATCCAGGCAGGCGAGCGACATTGTCGAGACCGTCGGGGCTACATTTCACGTCCCACCGTCAGCGAGGTGTACGCGTACCGTGCGCATGTCGATGACGCGATGCACGCGCTCATGTCTAGCGCGTCTGGGAAGCAGATGCACGAGCTCGCCCCGCTGATCGAGATCGGGCTTCATCATGAGCAGCAGCACCAGGAGCTCATGGTCACCGACATGAAGCACGTACTGTCGGTGAACCCGCTGCGTCCAGCGTATCGCGACGATCTTACGCGCGCCGAAAGCCGAGAGGCGCCTGCGCTACAGTGGGTCGGGTTCGACGAGGGAGTGTACGAAATTGGGTTCGATGACGAGGACCCGGACGCCGGATTTTGCTACGACAATGAGACGCCGAGACACCGCGAGTTTCTTGAGTCGTTTCAGCTGGCGAATCGCCTCGTGACCTGTGGCGAGTATCTTGAGTTCATGCGTGACGGTGGCTACGAGCGGCCCGAGCTCTGGTTGTCTGCCGGGTGGGCCATGGTGCAGGAGAAGGAATGGACGGAACCCTTTTATTGGGAAGCGCACGACGATCAGTATTACCTCTACACGCTCGGCGGCCTCCGCGAGGTGAATCCTGCTGAGCCCGTGTCGCACCTCAGCTACTACGAGGCCGAAGCGTTCGCGCGATGGGCTGATGCCCGTCTCCCGACCGAAGCGGAATGGGAGATCGCCTCGCGGGGTGTGCCCTTGGAGGGCAATTTTGTCGACGAAGGCCATTTTCACCCGCAGCCACTGCCGGAGGATGCGGAGGGAGCGGTGCCTGAGCTGGGCGATGGGCCGCTCCATCAAATGTTTGGGGACGTCTGGGAGTGGACCCGGAGTCATTACTCACCCTACCCTGGGTACGAACCGCTGCCGGGCGCTCTTGGCGAATACAATGGCAAGTTTATGTGCGGTCAGTTCGTGCTTCGCGGCGGATCGTGTGCGACCTCCCGCTCGCACATCCGACGTACATACCGCAACTTCTTCCATCCCGACGAGGCATGGCAATTTATGGGCCTTCGTCTCGCTCGGGATGCCGGCTGA
- the egtD gene encoding L-histidine N(alpha)-methyltransferase — protein sequence MNSPETLSLIDCHPSESSFREDVLDGLSREQKQIASKYLYDARGSKLFDRITTLEEYYPTRTEASIMRTEIDAMAEAIGKDTLLVEYGSGSSEKTRILLDRVSQNLQGYVPVDISRDHLMDAAARIASSYPDLDVRPVCADYTSSFPLPEFVEEAARIVVYFPGSTIGNFERDDAVAFLDRIAQAVGAGGGLLIGVDLRKDPDILHAAYNDREGVTARFNLNLLRRINRELNADFDLDAFRHEAVWRSDLGCIEMLLVSTKDQSVRVGEETFSFEKGESIHTEYSFKFTPEQFAEMASEAGFRIERVWTDDQDLFSIQYATVGAW from the coding sequence ATGAACTCGCCCGAAACGCTTTCTCTGATCGATTGTCATCCATCCGAAAGCTCGTTTCGAGAGGACGTCCTCGATGGGCTCTCTCGCGAGCAAAAACAGATTGCATCGAAGTACCTGTATGACGCTCGAGGTTCAAAATTATTTGATCGCATCACAACCCTCGAGGAGTATTATCCGACACGTACCGAAGCATCGATCATGCGAACTGAGATCGATGCGATGGCTGAAGCTATCGGGAAAGACACATTGCTCGTCGAATACGGCAGCGGGAGTAGCGAGAAGACTCGTATTTTGCTCGACCGCGTGAGCCAGAATCTTCAGGGATACGTTCCGGTCGATATTTCCCGTGATCACCTGATGGATGCAGCGGCTCGAATTGCCTCTTCCTATCCAGATTTAGACGTTCGCCCCGTCTGTGCCGACTACACGTCGTCGTTTCCCTTACCAGAGTTCGTCGAGGAGGCTGCGCGCATCGTCGTATACTTTCCCGGGTCCACGATCGGCAATTTCGAGCGCGATGATGCGGTGGCGTTTCTTGACCGAATTGCGCAGGCGGTCGGTGCGGGCGGTGGTCTGCTCATCGGCGTGGACCTCCGGAAAGATCCCGACATTCTGCACGCTGCATACAATGACCGCGAAGGAGTCACGGCGAGGTTCAATCTCAATCTTCTCCGCCGGATCAACCGGGAATTGAACGCCGACTTTGATCTGGATGCGTTTCGCCACGAGGCGGTATGGCGTTCGGACCTGGGCTGTATCGAAATGCTGTTGGTGAGCACGAAAGACCAGTCCGTACGTGTCGGCGAGGAAACGTTCTCGTTCGAGAAGGGCGAGTCCATTCATACCGAGTACTCGTTTAAGTTTACGCCGGAGCAATTTGCAGAGATGGCCTCGGAAGCGGGCTTCCGGATCGAACGCGTCTGGACGGATGATCAGGACCTCTTCAGCATCCAGTATGCTACGGTGGGAGCCTGGTAG
- a CDS encoding inorganic diphosphatase has product MAHPWHEVPVGPDSPEVFQAVIEIPQGCKVKYELDKETGMLRVDRMLYSSVVYPANYGFIPQTYADDFDPLDVLVLAQEAVDPLSILRARPIGMMSMVDDEQEDAKIICIHIDDPAFNNYWHIKDLPEHRLRELKRFFQDYKALEDKSVRVQDFFGPERARRVISEAVGHYDEEIRPTLDNDDEE; this is encoded by the coding sequence ATGGCTCATCCATGGCATGAAGTACCCGTCGGTCCTGACAGTCCCGAGGTCTTTCAGGCCGTTATCGAGATTCCTCAGGGATGCAAAGTCAAGTACGAGCTCGACAAGGAAACCGGAATGCTTCGTGTGGACCGGATGCTCTACTCGTCAGTCGTGTACCCTGCGAACTACGGCTTTATCCCGCAAACATACGCGGACGACTTTGATCCATTGGACGTTCTCGTTCTTGCGCAGGAAGCCGTGGACCCGCTGAGTATTCTCCGTGCTCGACCGATTGGGATGATGAGCATGGTCGACGATGAGCAGGAGGATGCCAAGATCATCTGCATCCACATCGATGATCCGGCTTTCAATAACTACTGGCACATCAAAGACCTGCCGGAGCATCGTCTTCGTGAACTGAAGCGCTTTTTTCAGGACTATAAGGCGCTCGAGGACAAGAGCGTACGCGTGCAGGACTTCTTCGGCCCGGAACGGGCTCGCCGAGTCATCTCGGAGGCCGTCGGGCACTATGACGAAGAGATCCGGCCAACGCTCGATAACGATGACGAGGAATGA
- a CDS encoding TIGR00266 family protein produces the protein MENIRTDGIDFALKGDDMQLVEVELDPGEAVRAEAGTMLYMSDGVEMQTDTGGGMFKGFKRMISGESFFITSFTYSGPSKGRVAFAAPYPGKIVPVDLSQHDGFLCQKDAFLCADQDVEVEVAFNKKLGAGLFGGEGFILQRLTGQGWAFVHAGGTIVEHKLEAGETLRVDTGCIAAFSGTVDYDINFVGGFRNALFGGEGVFLAKLTGPGTVYLQSLPFARLADRIVAGQFANRGESRGVGGSGILGDLIGGDEV, from the coding sequence ATGGAAAACATTCGCACCGATGGAATCGACTTTGCGCTGAAAGGCGACGACATGCAACTCGTCGAGGTGGAGCTTGACCCCGGCGAAGCGGTCCGTGCCGAGGCGGGAACCATGCTGTACATGTCCGACGGGGTCGAGATGCAGACCGACACCGGCGGGGGCATGTTCAAGGGCTTCAAGCGCATGATCAGTGGTGAGAGCTTCTTCATCACGAGCTTTACCTACTCCGGCCCGTCGAAGGGGCGTGTGGCATTTGCCGCGCCGTACCCGGGGAAGATCGTCCCGGTTGACCTGTCGCAGCACGACGGATTCCTGTGCCAGAAGGATGCTTTTCTCTGCGCCGACCAGGACGTGGAGGTCGAGGTGGCATTCAACAAAAAGCTTGGCGCGGGTCTGTTCGGAGGCGAGGGATTCATCCTTCAGCGTCTGACGGGACAGGGATGGGCGTTCGTCCACGCCGGCGGAACGATCGTTGAGCACAAGCTTGAGGCGGGCGAAACGCTTCGCGTCGACACGGGATGCATCGCTGCATTCTCTGGTACCGTCGACTATGACATCAACTTTGTTGGAGGCTTCCGGAACGCGCTGTTCGGAGGAGAAGGTGTCTTCCTCGCGAAATTGACGGGACCGGGCACAGTGTACCTCCAGAGCCTGCCCTTTGCGCGACTGGCGGACCGGATCGTTGCCGGGCAGTTTGCCAACCGGGGCGAAAGCCGCGGCGTCGGCGGCTCAGGTATTCTGGGCGATCTCATCGGTGGCGACGAAGTATAG